GCACCCGGCGGCTCGGGGCCGGCCGGCGGTCGGGTCGCGCGGGATCGGGTGGGCAGCACGGGATCGGGCCAGTTGCCGGTGGCGCCAGGCCGGCCCGGTGTCGGCTCAGGCTGGTCGGGCGTCGGCTCAGGCCGGCCCGGTGTCGGCTCGGGCCGGTCGACCTTGGGCAGGAACGCCGTCGGCTCGTCGGCCTGGTCCCGGTGTCGCCCGTCGCGCCGCTCGTCCGGGCCGCTCATTCGGGCACCGTCGCCGAGCGCAGGGCGGTCGAGTCCTCGAACGCCGGGACTGTCACCGTGGAGGCGAACTCCTTGTAGCCGAGCTGGTAGTCGTCGACTGCGTCCTTGAACAACCGGACTCCCTCAGAGCTGGCGAGGGCCTGCTGGAGGGCAGCGGGATCGCCGATTGCTACGATCTTGAACGGGGGGGAGTACACCCGACCATGTAGCAGCAGGGTGTTACCGACGCAGCGTACCGCGCTGGTGGCGAGCACGCGGACGTTCATGATTGACATGGCCTCCGCTCCGCCTGCCCAGAGCGCGTTGACCACGGCCTGTACGTCACCCTGGTGCACCACGAGGTCGTCGTTGCTGGCGTCCGAGGGCGTCTTGTCGCTGCGGCGCGGAGCGTCGTCCAGCTCCACCGTCACCCCGGTGCCGGTCAGCGCGGTGAACCCGGCAGCCTGGAGACTGCCCACGCCGCGCTCCTGCTGGGCCTTGATCGGCCCGTCCGAGTCGGCCAGCGCGTCGGTCCGTTGCTCGACCTCGCCGCGCAGTGTGGCGGCACGTCGCTCGCTCGCCGCCACCTGCTCGCGGCGGTCCTCGATGAGTTGGTTGAGCTGGGGCCGCCGGTCCTCACGCAGCGCGGTGCCGCCGGCGGTGGTCGCGGTGGTGGTGAAGAGCAGTCCCGCCGCGGCGGCGATCAGGGGCACCCCGATCGACCAGCCCGGTCGGCGTTGACGCCGCCGCCGGGGCAGCAGTCCGGCGCCGGCCCGTCGGAGGACCTTCTGCCAGGAGGCTGCGCCGGATGTGTACTCCACCGAGCGTTCCTTCCGCGTGTCGGGGATCGTCCGCCCCGGCAGGGGCCGGTGATCCGAACAGTCCCGCCTTTTTCGGTCACTCCGTGCACCGGCCTGACCCCATTCGTGGTCGAGGCGGGCGTTCGGGACTACGCTAGCTTTCGAACATTATTGGCCATGGACCGTCGCCCCTGCGCCCGGTTGTCAGGCCG
The nucleotide sequence above comes from Micromonospora sp. NBC_00389. Encoded proteins:
- a CDS encoding DUF881 domain-containing protein, which encodes MEYTSGAASWQKVLRRAGAGLLPRRRRQRRPGWSIGVPLIAAAAGLLFTTTATTAGGTALREDRRPQLNQLIEDRREQVAASERRAATLRGEVEQRTDALADSDGPIKAQQERGVGSLQAAGFTALTGTGVTVELDDAPRRSDKTPSDASNDDLVVHQGDVQAVVNALWAGGAEAMSIMNVRVLATSAVRCVGNTLLLHGRVYSPPFKIVAIGDPAALQQALASSEGVRLFKDAVDDYQLGYKEFASTVTVPAFEDSTALRSATVPE